A single genomic interval of Oryza sativa Japonica Group chromosome 7, ASM3414082v1 harbors:
- the LOC9268037 gene encoding protein CYSTEINE-RICH TRANSMEMBRANE MODULE 11 codes for MSDPRYAYPYPSQGYYNQGPYQGPPVMAPPHAQYQYQYAQPPPPPRQPGFLEGCLAALCCCCLLDECCCDPSVIFVT; via the exons ATGAGCGATCCCAGGTACGCCTACCCGTACCCTTCTCAAG GTTATTACAACCAGGGGCCGTACCAGGGGCCGCCGGTGATGGCGCCGCCGCACGCGCAGTACCAGTACCAGTACgcgcagccgccaccgccgccgcggcagccggGCTTCCTCGAGGGATG CCTCGCCgccctctgctgctgctgcttgctcgACGAGTGCTGCTGCGACCCCTCCGTCATATTCGTCAcctga
- the LOC107275309 gene encoding ABC transporter G family member STR2, giving the protein MAHRHVGDLEAAAYGGGRFGFTGGLEFTGLTYTVTKKQRGAGGEWEKKEVDLLHEVTGYAPKGCVTAVMGPSGAGKSTLLDALAGRIAARLGGRVALDGVEVSPGLVKRCSAYVMQDDRLFPMLTVRETLMFAADLRLGASVPAADKRRRVDALIDQLGLAASGNTYIGDEGTRGVSGGERRRVSIGVDIIHGPALLFLDEPTSGLDSTSAHSVVEKVRDIACAGSTVVLTIHQPSSRILQLLDHLVILARGQLMYSGAPREVAAHLGRMGRRVPKGESSIEHLLDVIQEYDQSEFGVAALAEFCLTGLKPPKLAADGISTVSSIPPTPLLAGEEDFDHSLRSQHSRSPWSAAAAAAATQFTPSRRPKKDHPEIVMGTPTPLSMSAYTLSEGDYRTPPPPRHAAAVTTLGGHRGKFANTYGGEVWVLMRRNFTNIWRTPELFLSRLMVLVAMGVLMATMFTKPRDDDQGVTERLSFFVFTVCVLFFSSNDAVPAFIQERFIFIRETSHNAYRASAYVVAGVVTYLPFLLLQSAAYAAIVWFALRLHGQFLYFLVMVYASLLSTNSFVVFISSVVPNFILGYAAVIAFTALFFLFCGYFLDSHSIPVGWKWMNTISTMKYPYEGLLMNEFQGGRVFSSHPPPAPPLTGDVILEHLKISTAEDRKWWMVLYLMGWAVFYRVLFYLVLRFASKNKRK; this is encoded by the exons ATGGCGCACCGGCACGTCGGCGacctggaggcggcggcgtacggcggcggccggttcgGGTTCACCGGCGGCCTGGAGTTCACCGGGCTGACGTACACGGTGACCAAGAAgcagcgcggcgccggcggcgagtggGAGAAGAAGGAGGTGGACCTGCTGCACGAGGTCACCGGGTACGCCCCCAAGGGCTGCGTCACCGCCGTGATGGGCCCCAGCGGCGCCGGCAAGTCGACGCTCCTCGACGCGCTCGCCGGCCGCATCGCCGCCCGCCTCGGCGGCCGCGTCGCGCTCGACGGCGTGGAGGTGAGCCCCGGCCTCGTCAAGCGCTGCTCCGCCTACGTCATGCAGGACGACCGCCTCTTCCCCATGCTCACCGTCCGCGAGACCCTCATgttcgccgccgacctccgcctcggcgcctccgtccccgccgccgacaagcgccgccgcgtcgacgcCCTCATCGACCAGCTCGGCCTCGCGGCGTCCGGGAACACGTACATCGGCGACGAGGGGACCCGGGGCGtgtccggcggcgagcggcggcgtgtGTCGATCGGCGTGGACATCATCCATGGCCCCGCGCTGCTGTTCCTCGACGAGCCGACGTCCGGTCTGGACTCCACGAGCGCGCACAGCGTGGTCGAGAAGGTGCGCGACATCGCCTGCGCCGGGAGCACCGTCGTGCTCACCATCCACCAGCCGTCGTCGCGCATCCTGCAGCTGCTCGACCACCTCGTCATTCTCGCGCGTGGGCAGCTCATGTACAGCGGCGCGCCACGGGAGGTCGCCGCCCACCTCGGCCGCATGGGCCGCCGCGTTCCCAAGGGGGAGAGCTCCATCGAACACCTCCTCGACGTCATCCAGGAGTACGACCAGTCCGAGTtcggcgtcgccgccctcgccgagtTCTGCCTCACCGGCCTCAAGCCGCccaagctcgccgccgacggcatCTCCACCGTCTCCAGCATCCCTCCGACGCCActcctcgccggcgaggaggacttCGACCATAGCCTCCGGAGCCAGCACTCCAGGTCGCCATggagcgccgctgccgccgccgccgcgacccaGTTCACGCCGTCCCGCCGCCCCAAGAAGGACCACCCGGAGATCGTGATGGGCACGCCGACGCCACTGAGCATGAGCGCGTACACGCTGAGCGAGGGCGACTACcgcacgccgccaccaccacgccacgccgccgccgtcaccaccctCGGCGGCCACCGCGGCAAGTTCGCAAACACCTACGGCGGCGAGGTGTGGGTGCTGATGCGGCGCAACTTCACCAACATCTGGCGCACGCCGGAGCTGTTCCTGTCGCGGCTGATGGTGCTCGTCGCCATGGGCGTCCTCATGGCGACCATGTTCACCAAGCCGAGGGACGACGACCAGGGGGTGACGGAGAGGCTGAGCTTCTTCGTCTTCACCGTGTgcgtcctcttcttctcctccaacGACGCCGTGCCGGCGTTCATCCAGGAGAGGTTCATCTTCATCAGGGAGACGTCGCACAACGCGTACCGCGCCTCGGCCtacgtcgtcgccggcgtcgtcacATACCTcccgttcctcctcctccagtccgCCGCCTACGCCGCCATCGTCTGGTTCGCCCTCCGCCTCCACGGCCAGTTCCTCTACTTCCTCGTCATGGTCtacgcctccctcctctccaccaACTCCTTCGTCGTCTTCATCAGCTCCGTCGTCCCCAACTTCATCCTTGG GTATGCGGCGGTGATCGCATTCACGGCGCTATTCTTCCTCTTCTGCGGCTACTTCCTGGACAGCCACAGCATCCCGGTGGGGTGGAAGTGGATGAACACTATTTCCACGATGAAGTACCCTTACGAGGGGCTCCTGATGAACGAGTTCCAGGGAGGGAGGGTGTTCTCGTcgcacccgccgccggcgccgccgctcaccggcgATGTCATCCTCGAGCACCTGAAGATCAGCACGGCGGAGGATCGCAAGTGGTGGATGGTGCTGTACCTCATGGGATGGGCCGTCTTCTACCGTGTCCTCTTCTACCTCGTCCTCCGCTTCGCCTCCAAGAACAAGAGGAAGTGA
- the LOC9272142 gene encoding uncharacterized protein: MELFERARTVRLRGHHDKYLYAEEDESRVSQDRSASSPNARWSVEPVPHAPGVLRLRSHYGRYLSASNEPFLLGVTGRKVLQALPHRLDSSVEWVPVRDGAHARLRTRYGNYLRANGGLPPWRNSVTHDVPHRHAGWILWTVEVVEVLPESLVPAPIASDDDPAAPHYKTPSRGPSPVPTPALAPASPPRHRPASPPSYLARPPPPPPGYIEPPQGYIEPPPPEPTLARIESTESFSLPLHKVDGRAIHYHIGDDNGDIGDDQEGHSFTFNGTSLEELLERLQEETGLNDVIICSRSPINGKLMPLRLQLPPNNAAMHIVLVRESSKVAKSFP, encoded by the exons ATGGAGCTGTTCGAGCGCGCGAGGACGGTGCGGCTGCGCGGCCACCATGACAAGTACCTGTACGCGGAGGAGGACGAGTCGCGCGTCTCCCAGGACCGGAGCGCCTCGTCCCCGAACGCGCGGTGGTCCGTCGAGCCGGTCCCCCACGCCCCCGgcgtcctccgcctccgcagCCACTACGGCCGCTACCTCTCCGCCTCCAACGagcccttcctcctcggcgtCACCGGCCGCAAGGTCCTCCAGGCCCTCCCCCACCGCCTCGACTCCTCCGTCGAGTGGGTCCCCGTCCGCGACGGCGCCCACGCCCGCCTCCGCACCCGCTACGGCAACTACCTCCGCGCCAACGGCGGCCTCCCGCCGTGGCGCAACTCCGTCACCCACGACGTCCCCCACCGCCACGCCGGGTGGATCCTCTGGACCGTCGAGGTCGTCGAGGTCCTCCCGGAATCCCTCGTCCCCGCCCCCATCGCCTCCGACGACGACCCCGCCGCGCCGCATTACAAGACACCTTCTCGCGGGCCCTCTCCCGTGCCGACGCCGGCGCTGGCGcctgcttcgccgccgcggcacCGTCCGGCGAGCCCACCTTCGTACTTagcgcggccaccgccgccgccaccgggctACATCGAGCCACCACAGGGATACATCGAGCCACCTCCACCGGAGCCCACCCTGGCGAGAATTGAG TCCACAGAATCCTTCTCGCTGCCGCTGCACAAGGTGGATGGGCGGGCGATCCACTACCACATTGGGGATGACAACGGCGACATCGGCGATGATCAGGAAGGACACTCATTCACGTTCAACGGGACTAGCCTGGAGGAGCTTTTGGAGAGGTTGCAGGAGGAGACGGGGCTCAACGACGTGATTATCTGCTCTCGTAGCCCGATCAATGGGAAGCTCATGCCCCTCCGCTTGCAGCTGCCGCCCAACAACGCCGCCATGCATATCGTGCTCGTGCGTGAGTCATCAAAAG TGGCAAAATCATTTCCATGA